A window of the Desulforapulum autotrophicum HRM2 genome harbors these coding sequences:
- a CDS encoding TetR/AcrR family transcriptional regulator, with protein sequence MNYHEFEKSMNSFGDTICKEVFEENQDAIRIKKEKTAVKNFKKIFDAVFQITYEKGFQAMSMRDLSAKTQMSMGSLYGYFKGKEELLAIIQRQGRTMIERVLEPFANRPEDPVTRLKNVIKAHLFLSEKARPWFYFTFMEARNLTEDALESVIRLEEYTEEILVAILEQGERQGVFVPRNHRLTASIIKAMQQDWYLKRWKYAKRNISVDDYSDYILEIVDNFCIKQTLVSTDKGEHPCK encoded by the coding sequence ATGAATTACCATGAATTTGAAAAAAGCATGAACAGCTTTGGGGACACCATCTGCAAGGAGGTGTTCGAGGAGAACCAGGATGCCATCCGCATCAAAAAAGAGAAAACAGCTGTTAAAAATTTTAAAAAGATTTTTGATGCCGTGTTCCAGATCACCTATGAAAAGGGATTTCAGGCCATGAGCATGCGGGATTTAAGTGCAAAAACCCAGATGAGCATGGGCTCCCTCTACGGTTATTTCAAAGGCAAGGAGGAACTGCTTGCCATTATCCAGCGCCAGGGCCGCACCATGATTGAACGGGTGCTTGAACCCTTTGCCAACCGGCCGGAGGACCCTGTCACACGTCTTAAAAATGTGATCAAGGCCCATCTGTTCTTGAGCGAAAAGGCCCGGCCCTGGTTTTATTTCACTTTTATGGAAGCCAGAAATTTAACTGAAGACGCTCTGGAATCGGTCATCCGCCTTGAAGAGTATACCGAAGAGATCCTGGTGGCCATCCTTGAACAGGGGGAGCGCCAGGGGGTTTTTGTTCCACGCAACCACAGGCTCACGGCCAGCATTATCAAGGCCATGCAGCAGGACTGGTATCTTAAGCGTTGGAAGTACGCCAAGCGCAACATATCCGTTGATGACTATTCAGACTATATTCTCGAAATTGTTGATAATTTCTGCATCAAACAAACCCTGGTTTCAACAGACAAAGGAGAACACCCATGCAAGTGA
- a CDS encoding phosphotransferase family protein produces MQVTDQAVGVREGEALDPKKVRLFLDKTLPDLTGELTIRQFPSGFSNLTYQIRVGDQELVLRRPPVGAKIKSAHDMGREYRILTALHPVFPLCPKPLAFSEDPATMGCPFYIMEKIKGIILRKDLPAGLTFTPDQAHTLCTNLVRLQADLHAIDVRSAGLAFLGKPEGYVARQVKGWSERYRNARTPDAPDFEKVMAWLKEKMQPDTDSPTLVHNDYKLDNVVLNPQSPMEIIGVLDWEMATYGDPLMDLGNSLAYWIDRTDPEECQMLRGGPTNLDGALTRREIIDLYAEITGRSMDAFDFYLCFGMFRLAVIAQQIYQRYHKGITRDPRFAMLIGAVQILERAALRLMDNSKL; encoded by the coding sequence ATGCAAGTGACAGACCAAGCCGTCGGGGTAAGGGAGGGTGAGGCCCTTGATCCCAAAAAGGTACGGCTCTTTTTGGACAAGACCCTGCCTGACTTGACCGGAGAGTTAACCATCCGCCAGTTTCCAAGCGGATTTTCAAACCTTACCTACCAGATTCGTGTTGGTGATCAAGAGTTGGTCCTGCGGCGGCCCCCCGTGGGCGCCAAGATAAAATCAGCCCATGACATGGGCCGGGAATACCGGATTCTGACGGCCCTCCATCCCGTGTTTCCCCTTTGTCCTAAACCCCTTGCCTTTTCAGAAGATCCCGCAACCATGGGATGCCCCTTTTACATCATGGAAAAAATCAAGGGAATCATTCTCAGAAAAGATTTGCCGGCCGGGTTGACGTTTACGCCTGACCAGGCCCATACACTTTGTACCAACCTTGTCCGTCTCCAGGCTGATCTACACGCCATTGATGTTCGTTCCGCAGGGTTGGCGTTTCTGGGAAAACCAGAGGGGTATGTGGCCCGCCAGGTCAAGGGTTGGTCAGAGCGCTATAGAAATGCCAGAACTCCAGATGCCCCGGACTTTGAAAAGGTCATGGCCTGGCTTAAGGAGAAGATGCAGCCGGACACGGACAGCCCCACCCTGGTGCACAACGACTACAAACTGGACAATGTGGTGCTCAATCCCCAAAGTCCCATGGAGATCATCGGTGTGCTTGACTGGGAGATGGCCACCTATGGAGATCCTTTGATGGACCTTGGTAATTCCCTTGCCTACTGGATTGACCGGACTGACCCTGAAGAGTGCCAGATGCTGCGGGGTGGGCCCACCAATCTTGACGGGGCCTTGACCCGGAGGGAGATCATAGATCTCTATGCCGAAATCACGGGCCGATCCATGGATGCCTTTGATTTTTATCTGTGCTTCGGCATGTTCCGCCTGGCCGTCATTGCCCAGCAGATCTACCAGCGCTACCATAAGGGCATCACCCGTGACCCTCGGTTTGCCATGCTCATCGGCGCGGTTCAGATTCTGGAAAGAGCGGCCCTGCGCCTCATGGACAATTCAAAATTATAG
- a CDS encoding 3-hydroxyacyl-CoA dehydrogenase, translated as MKLTDIKTILVAGAGTMGQQTAILAAISGYRVVMYDISDEILAKGVEGIRKNGDRMVRVGVCTSDACSLALEQITTTSDIKAAAVDADLVMESIPEDPELKGKFFGAINDHCKPETIFTTNTSSLVPSMFADRSGRPDKLCALHFHDVTLSKIVDVMPHPGTSSQTMDLVKAFAESMGQIPIVLARENNGYVFNNMLMSFIGSALSLAAKGVTSIQEIDRSWMGVMHTSVGPFGIMDSIGLDTCWKVTSYWANKRNDTQAKANAAFLKGYLDKNMYGIKTGQGFYTYPDPIFSRPDFMTM; from the coding sequence ATGAAACTGACAGACATAAAAACCATACTCGTTGCAGGGGCCGGAACCATGGGGCAGCAGACAGCAATCCTTGCCGCCATCAGCGGTTACCGTGTCGTGATGTATGACATCTCTGATGAGATCCTGGCCAAGGGCGTTGAGGGCATCAGAAAAAATGGAGACCGGATGGTCAGGGTAGGGGTATGTACCAGCGATGCCTGCAGTCTTGCCCTTGAACAGATAACTACCACATCTGACATAAAAGCCGCAGCTGTGGATGCCGATCTTGTCATGGAGAGCATACCTGAAGACCCGGAACTCAAGGGAAAATTTTTTGGTGCGATCAACGACCACTGCAAACCTGAAACGATTTTCACCACCAACACTTCTTCCCTTGTACCGTCCATGTTTGCCGATCGCTCAGGCCGGCCGGACAAGTTGTGCGCCCTCCACTTCCATGACGTGACCCTCTCAAAAATTGTGGATGTCATGCCCCATCCCGGGACGTCCAGCCAGACCATGGACCTTGTCAAGGCCTTTGCAGAATCCATGGGCCAGATTCCCATTGTTTTGGCAAGGGAGAACAACGGATATGTGTTCAACAACATGCTCATGTCATTCATCGGGTCAGCCCTTTCCCTGGCAGCCAAAGGGGTGACGAGCATCCAGGAAATCGACCGCTCCTGGATGGGGGTTATGCACACTTCGGTGGGGCCGTTTGGCATCATGGACAGCATCGGTCTTGACACCTGCTGGAAGGTGACAAGCTATTGGGCAAACAAGCGCAACGACACCCAGGCAAAGGCAAATGCCGCCTTTCTCAAGGGCTATCTTGACAAAAACATGTACGGCATCAAAACTGGACAGGGATTTTACACCTATCCAGATCCCATTTTTTCACGACCCGATTTCATGACAATGTAA
- a CDS encoding SDR family oxidoreductase has translation MDPFNLDNKIALITGASRGIGEAIAMCLAEKGALCILVSRKIEGVKAVEQKIIAGGGRAESAACHLGDLQQIDNLIKGIKETHGRLDILVNNAGANPYFGEMAAAEEWAWDKTHDVNLKGPFFMIQKAVPLMKKSGQATIINVSSINGVVPAPFQGIYSITKAGLISMTRAYAKELAPFNIRVNALLPGLTDTKFASAITTNEEIKNMVMKQIPLGRMARPDEMTGAVLYLASSASSFTTGSTITCDGGMLA, from the coding sequence ATGGATCCATTCAATCTTGATAATAAAATAGCCCTGATCACCGGTGCCAGCCGGGGCATTGGCGAGGCTATTGCCATGTGTCTGGCTGAAAAGGGTGCCCTTTGTATCCTGGTCAGCAGAAAAATAGAGGGGGTCAAGGCCGTTGAACAAAAAATCATTGCAGGGGGCGGAAGGGCGGAATCGGCCGCCTGCCATCTCGGAGATCTCCAGCAGATAGATAATCTGATCAAAGGGATCAAGGAGACCCACGGCCGCCTGGACATCCTGGTCAACAATGCCGGTGCCAACCCCTATTTCGGTGAAATGGCTGCGGCCGAGGAATGGGCCTGGGACAAGACCCATGATGTCAACCTCAAGGGCCCTTTTTTCATGATCCAGAAGGCAGTTCCCCTGATGAAGAAGAGTGGTCAGGCAACTATCATCAATGTTTCGTCGATTAACGGCGTTGTTCCGGCACCCTTCCAGGGAATCTATTCCATCACCAAGGCGGGTCTCATTTCCATGACCCGGGCCTATGCAAAGGAGCTGGCACCTTTTAATATTCGAGTCAATGCCCTGCTGCCAGGATTGACCGACACAAAGTTTGCCTCGGCCATCACCACCAACGAGGAGATCAAAAACATGGTGATGAAGCAGATTCCCCTGGGTCGAATGGCCCGGCCCGATGAGATGACCGGGGCTGTTCTCTATCTTGCTTCGTCGGCCTCATCGTTTACCACGGGATCGACCATCACCTGTGACGGCGGCATGCTGGCCTGA
- a CDS encoding acyl-CoA dehydrogenase, with product MGAKFISEKNLNFLLYDIFDVERLTRSERYGQHNKKIFTMVVNAAVTLARSKLYPILDEMDKNGPALVDGKVKVHPQVRSLMAAYGEGGWIGSSFPEDHDGEGLPTIVANACRFIFAAANYSASVFPELTAGAAELILTFGSKELIDTYLPPMLAGRWQGTMALTEPHAGSSLSDITTTAFPTDKGFYAIKGQKTFISAGDHDGVDNVVHLMLARIEGEPAGSKGISLFVVPKLRPETGGKFVSNDVVVAGVYHKLGYRGAPITELSIGEKNDCRGFLVGEKNRGLACMFQMMNEARLGVGLGATAIATAAYYAALDYAMERPQGRRLSEKNPATPQVPIIEHPDVKRMLLFQRAIVEGSLSLCLQCCLYTDLAKTTQGDEQQRNLLLLDLLTPIAKSYPSEMGILSTSQAIQCFGGYGYCEDFPVEQYFRDSRIHPIHEGTTGMQGMDLLGRKMVMNNGRAAMLFVEEVNKAIAKATAVPETATYAGLLAQALERLQQVTAHLFGVAGEKGPETFLADATLFLEMTGIIAIAWQWLVQANGAHEAIEKGCRPKDLAFYQGKLLTFRYFFRYELPKTLGLSQRLMDKDFITMEATREHFND from the coding sequence ATGGGCGCAAAATTTATCAGCGAAAAAAACCTTAACTTTCTGCTTTACGACATTTTTGATGTGGAACGTCTGACTCGGTCGGAACGCTATGGCCAGCACAACAAAAAAATTTTCACCATGGTGGTCAATGCCGCCGTAACCCTTGCCCGGTCAAAGCTCTATCCCATCCTTGATGAAATGGATAAAAACGGACCGGCCCTTGTGGATGGAAAGGTGAAGGTGCATCCCCAGGTCCGAAGCCTCATGGCTGCCTATGGAGAAGGCGGCTGGATCGGGTCAAGCTTTCCTGAAGACCATGACGGTGAGGGCCTGCCGACCATCGTTGCCAATGCCTGCCGGTTTATCTTTGCCGCGGCCAACTATTCGGCCTCGGTGTTTCCTGAGCTCACGGCCGGGGCTGCCGAGCTGATTCTCACCTTTGGCAGTAAAGAGCTCATCGACACCTATCTTCCGCCCATGCTGGCCGGACGATGGCAGGGAACCATGGCCCTGACCGAACCCCATGCCGGCAGTTCGCTTTCGGACATCACCACCACGGCCTTTCCCACAGACAAGGGGTTTTACGCCATAAAGGGGCAGAAAACCTTTATCTCTGCCGGGGATCACGACGGGGTGGACAACGTGGTCCATCTCATGCTGGCAAGGATAGAAGGAGAACCTGCCGGGTCAAAGGGGATCTCCCTATTTGTGGTGCCCAAACTTCGCCCGGAAACAGGGGGCAAGTTTGTGTCAAACGACGTTGTGGTGGCCGGTGTCTACCACAAGCTCGGTTACAGGGGGGCACCGATTACGGAACTTTCCATTGGCGAGAAAAACGACTGCCGCGGGTTTCTTGTGGGTGAAAAAAATCGTGGGCTTGCCTGCATGTTTCAGATGATGAACGAGGCACGTCTGGGTGTGGGGCTAGGGGCCACGGCCATTGCCACGGCCGCCTATTATGCCGCCCTTGACTATGCCATGGAGCGTCCCCAGGGACGACGGCTGTCTGAAAAGAACCCTGCCACCCCCCAGGTGCCGATCATCGAACATCCTGATGTCAAACGTATGCTTTTGTTCCAGCGGGCCATTGTGGAAGGGTCGTTGAGCCTCTGCCTCCAGTGCTGCCTGTATACGGACCTGGCAAAGACCACCCAGGGAGATGAACAGCAGCGTAATCTACTGTTGCTGGACCTGCTCACCCCCATTGCCAAGAGCTATCCCAGTGAAATGGGCATCCTTTCCACCAGCCAGGCCATCCAGTGCTTTGGTGGGTACGGCTATTGCGAGGATTTTCCGGTGGAGCAGTATTTCCGGGATTCAAGGATTCATCCCATCCACGAAGGAACCACGGGTATGCAGGGTATGGATCTTCTGGGTCGGAAAATGGTGATGAACAACGGACGGGCTGCGATGCTGTTTGTGGAAGAGGTTAACAAGGCCATTGCAAAGGCCACGGCGGTTCCGGAGACAGCCACCTATGCAGGGCTTCTGGCCCAGGCCCTTGAACGGCTTCAGCAGGTGACGGCCCATCTGTTCGGTGTTGCTGGTGAAAAGGGACCGGAAACATTCCTGGCCGACGCCACCCTTTTCCTTGAAATGACCGGTATCATCGCCATTGCCTGGCAGTGGCTGGTCCAGGCCAACGGGGCCCATGAGGCCATTGAAAAGGGATGCAGGCCAAAAGATCTCGCCTTTTACCAGGGCAAGCTGTTGACCTTTCGGTATTTTTTCAGGTATGAGTTACCCAAAACCCTGGGACTGTCCCAACGGCTCATGGACAAGGATTTCATTACCATGGAAGCGACCCGGGAACACTTTAACGATTAA
- a CDS encoding nitroreductase family protein — MTLFTIDPELCNQDAICVAECPVRIITMVDGLPQPVDKAEALCINCGHCVAVCPTQAFSHKNLKPADCISLEETPTFTPEQAEIFLRQGRSIRTYKKKPVEKKLLERAITIASHAPSGHNRQPVKWHVIHDTAHIKDLNEKVIDWMRWMIKEKPQMAGPLHLDLVVSGWEAGLDTITRNAPHLIIAHGNQKDPTAQTACTIAMTWLELVLPSLELGGCWCGYFNTAAVFWPPLKAALELPENHVSFGTMMVGYPTYTYKRIPPRNRPGITWK; from the coding sequence ATGACGCTGTTCACCATTGACCCGGAACTCTGCAACCAGGATGCCATCTGTGTGGCAGAGTGCCCGGTGCGGATCATCACCATGGTCGACGGGTTGCCCCAGCCCGTGGACAAGGCGGAAGCCCTGTGCATCAACTGCGGTCACTGTGTTGCCGTCTGTCCCACCCAGGCTTTTTCCCACAAGAACCTGAAACCTGCAGACTGTATCTCCCTTGAAGAAACACCAACCTTTACTCCGGAACAGGCAGAGATCTTTCTTCGCCAGGGAAGGTCCATCCGAACCTATAAAAAAAAACCCGTGGAAAAAAAACTTCTGGAACGGGCCATTACCATTGCAAGCCATGCGCCGTCCGGTCACAACCGCCAGCCGGTCAAATGGCATGTGATCCATGATACCGCCCATATTAAAGATCTCAACGAAAAGGTGATTGACTGGATGCGTTGGATGATCAAGGAAAAACCCCAGATGGCAGGGCCCCTGCACCTTGACCTTGTTGTTTCCGGGTGGGAGGCAGGTCTTGATACGATCACCCGTAATGCGCCCCATCTCATCATTGCCCATGGCAATCAAAAAGACCCAACGGCCCAGACTGCCTGCACCATTGCCATGACCTGGCTTGAACTTGTTCTGCCTTCCCTTGAGCTTGGCGGATGCTGGTGCGGTTATTTCAATACGGCAGCTGTTTTTTGGCCCCCGCTTAAGGCTGCCCTGGAATTGCCGGAAAATCATGTAAGTTTCGGCACCATGATGGTGGGTTATCCCACTTACACCTATAAACGGATTCCCCCACGGAACCGGCCCGGGATTACCTGGAAGTAA
- a CDS encoding MaoC family dehydratase translates to MAVEILPLEEIKQRIGTELGVSDWLPIDQDRIDAFADCTMDHQWIHVDQAASAKGPFGKTIAHGYLTLSLLSHFSENHMVVPQGAVIVINYGMNKVRFIAPVLVGSRIRDRIFLAAVEEKSNGRVVVTTSHTVEIEGQEKPALVAEMLTMFDVKK, encoded by the coding sequence ATGGCTGTTGAAATTCTTCCCCTGGAAGAGATTAAACAAAGAATAGGGACAGAACTTGGGGTCAGTGACTGGTTGCCCATTGACCAGGACAGAATTGATGCGTTTGCTGACTGCACAATGGATCACCAGTGGATCCATGTGGATCAAGCAGCTTCAGCCAAAGGCCCCTTTGGAAAAACAATAGCCCATGGGTATTTGACCCTGTCTCTGCTTTCCCATTTTTCAGAAAATCATATGGTGGTTCCCCAGGGGGCTGTGATCGTCATAAATTATGGTATGAATAAAGTCAGATTCATTGCGCCGGTTCTGGTGGGTTCCAGAATCAGGGATCGAATCTTTCTTGCCGCCGTCGAGGAAAAATCCAACGGCCGGGTCGTGGTAACCACCTCCCACACCGTTGAAATTGAAGGGCAGGAAAAACCGGCACTGGTTGCTGAAATGCTGACCATGTTTGATGTAAAAAAGTGA
- a CDS encoding SDR family oxidoreductase gives MKEIRFDGRVAIVTGAGQGIGRMYALELARRGAKVVVNDLGASRDGAGADTSAADKVVDEIVAAGGGAVANYDSVATMAGGENIVKTAVDTYGKVDILINNAGILRDKSFMKMTEEEWDLVIGVHLKGGFCVTQPAVKVMKENNYGRVIFTASTSGLYGNFGQTNYGAAKMGLVGIMNTLKLEVAKFDIKINTIAPTAWSRMTSDLFPPEFEQKMNPQFNEPMVLYLCSEENTACGNIYAMGAGWYGRTAIVSGDGVCLGDAQRKISVEEIRDNFDKISDMENKREHGSGLGIFEYMGPLLS, from the coding sequence ATGAAAGAGATACGCTTTGACGGCAGAGTGGCAATTGTTACAGGGGCAGGACAAGGCATAGGCAGAATGTATGCCCTGGAACTTGCCCGCAGGGGAGCTAAAGTCGTTGTAAACGATCTGGGTGCGAGCAGGGACGGCGCCGGGGCTGACACCTCGGCCGCAGACAAGGTGGTTGATGAAATTGTTGCTGCCGGTGGTGGGGCCGTTGCAAACTATGATTCCGTGGCCACCATGGCAGGGGGTGAAAATATAGTAAAAACTGCCGTGGACACCTACGGCAAGGTTGATATTCTCATTAACAACGCCGGAATCCTCAGGGATAAATCCTTCATGAAAATGACTGAAGAGGAGTGGGACCTGGTCATCGGCGTTCACCTCAAGGGTGGGTTTTGTGTCACCCAGCCGGCCGTCAAGGTGATGAAGGAGAACAACTACGGCCGGGTAATCTTTACGGCATCCACATCCGGTCTTTACGGCAATTTTGGTCAAACCAACTATGGGGCTGCAAAAATGGGTCTGGTGGGAATCATGAATACCCTGAAGCTTGAAGTCGCAAAGTTTGACATCAAGATCAACACCATTGCTCCCACTGCATGGTCCCGCATGACATCAGATTTGTTTCCGCCTGAATTTGAACAGAAGATGAACCCCCAGTTCAACGAACCCATGGTGCTTTATCTGTGTTCAGAAGAGAACACAGCCTGTGGAAATATCTATGCCATGGGTGCTGGCTGGTATGGCCGCACAGCGATTGTTTCAGGGGATGGTGTGTGTCTCGGCGATGCACAACGAAAGATCAGCGTTGAAGAGATAAGGGATAACTTTGACAAAATTTCAGACATGGAAAATAAAAGAGAGCACGGCAGCGGGCTTGGCATATTTGAATATATGGGGCCTTTGCTCAGTTAG
- a CDS encoding GntR family transcriptional regulator, with the protein MISNKSSMKSLRAYEKIRDMVLTGVKLPGTRLILAELESELGIGRGPIREALMRLDRSGLVKNIPYKGAIVATPPTQKEIFHIYALRVDLEIKLALEAMENLGKAEFKTLDSLLKSMETLPENHYLYDHEFHNQIYNASNLPHLVAIAQTLSLSVESVLTVFRWDKELCKKINTEHRAILAALKARDADGVNLYLEQNIKNGLNIINETYTRMHGLP; encoded by the coding sequence ATGATCAGCAATAAGTCTTCCATGAAGTCTCTCAGGGCATATGAGAAAATTCGAGATATGGTCCTCACCGGTGTAAAACTGCCGGGTACCCGGCTTATCCTGGCAGAGCTTGAATCAGAACTTGGCATTGGCCGGGGCCCCATCCGGGAAGCTTTGATGCGACTTGACCGATCAGGCCTGGTTAAAAATATCCCTTACAAAGGGGCGATTGTGGCCACTCCGCCCACCCAGAAAGAAATTTTTCACATTTACGCTCTTCGGGTGGACCTGGAGATAAAACTGGCCCTTGAAGCCATGGAAAACCTGGGGAAAGCTGAGTTTAAGACCCTTGATTCACTGCTCAAAAGCATGGAAACCCTGCCCGAGAACCACTATCTCTATGACCATGAATTTCACAACCAGATTTACAATGCCTCCAACCTCCCCCACCTGGTAGCCATCGCCCAAACATTGTCCCTGTCCGTTGAAAGCGTACTCACCGTCTTTCGATGGGACAAGGAACTGTGCAAAAAAATCAACACCGAACACAGGGCCATTCTTGCTGCACTCAAGGCCAGGGATGCCGATGGGGTAAACCTGTATCTCGAACAAAACATTAAAAACGGACTAAACATCATCAATGAGACCTATACCCGGATGCACGGTCTACCCTGA
- the cuyB gene encoding cysteate racemase — protein MTCKAEKIVGILGGMGPEATVDLMQRIISLTPATDDLDHIRCIVDNNPKVPSRIKAIIEGIGEDPGPCMADMGRRLETWGADFLVIACNTAHHYYQAVQDAVNIPVIHIVGLVTDHLIQKYPEHKKIGMLASPAVAMTGLYTKRFQSKGLIDIWPKPEVQQQMLEVIKSVKKGESGPEVTNRYKNICRHLAEQGATLAVVACTELSALDCNLPIPAVDAAQVLAQEIVDVAKNRKPLVTYI, from the coding sequence ATGACTTGCAAAGCAGAAAAAATCGTTGGCATTTTAGGGGGTATGGGACCCGAAGCAACCGTTGACCTGATGCAGAGGATCATTAGCCTGACACCTGCCACAGATGATCTAGACCACATCCGCTGTATTGTTGACAACAACCCAAAGGTACCATCACGAATCAAGGCCATCATCGAGGGCATTGGTGAGGATCCGGGACCTTGCATGGCAGATATGGGACGCCGTCTTGAAACCTGGGGAGCAGATTTTCTGGTCATTGCCTGCAACACGGCCCACCATTATTACCAGGCGGTCCAGGATGCCGTGAATATCCCTGTGATACACATTGTTGGGCTTGTCACAGACCATTTGATTCAGAAATACCCTGAACATAAGAAAATCGGAATGCTTGCTTCCCCTGCAGTTGCCATGACCGGGCTTTACACCAAGAGATTCCAATCAAAAGGGTTAATCGATATCTGGCCAAAACCTGAGGTCCAGCAACAGATGCTTGAAGTTATAAAATCGGTCAAAAAGGGAGAATCCGGTCCTGAAGTTACGAACCGCTACAAAAATATCTGCCGCCACCTGGCCGAACAAGGCGCAACCCTTGCCGTTGTTGCCTGTACGGAATTGAGCGCCCTTGACTGCAATTTACCAATCCCTGCAGTTGATGCGGCTCAGGTTCTAGCCCAGGAGATCGTGGATGTGGCAAAAAACCGCAAGCCCCTTGTCACTTACATCTAA
- a CDS encoding RidA family protein translates to MSKITINTDKAPAAIGPYSQAVKTGNMLFTSGQLPIDPATGKIPEGSIEIRAHRVFKNLAAIAEEAGTNLDKAVKTTVYLADIKDFAAVNTVYAEYFKAPFPARSAFQVAALPLGADIEVEAIFEV, encoded by the coding sequence ATGTCCAAGATCACTATCAACACTGACAAAGCACCTGCTGCCATAGGGCCTTACTCCCAGGCAGTTAAGACAGGAAACATGCTGTTTACCTCAGGCCAGCTCCCCATCGACCCGGCCACGGGAAAAATTCCAGAGGGCAGCATTGAAATCCGTGCCCACCGCGTATTCAAGAACCTGGCTGCCATTGCCGAAGAGGCGGGAACCAATCTTGACAAGGCCGTTAAAACAACGGTTTACCTGGCGGACATCAAAGATTTTGCAGCTGTAAACACCGTATATGCAGAATATTTCAAAGCGCCGTTTCCCGCACGGTCGGCATTCCAGGTGGCCGCTCTGCCCCTTGGGGCGGACATTGAAGTGGAAGCAATTTTTGAAGTATAA
- a CDS encoding DegT/DnrJ/EryC1/StrS family aminotransferase, which produces MSCTQFTKDFTQQESIPQAGIDKALEIMASGKLHRYNTAPGEKGEAALLEEEFAQYMGKKYCLSCASCGSSMYLALKSSGVKPGDKVLCNAFTLAPVPGAIENSGAEIVLVDITDDYTIDLDDLDKKAKSSDVHWLLLSHMRGHIANMDRIMEICNTRGLTLIEDCAHTMGAYWDQKKSGSFGKVGCFSTQTYKHMNSGEGGLLVTDDPEVIARAIILSGSYMLYERHTSRPDMSVFESLKTMVPNYSCRMDNLRAALLRPQLADLDTQCRRWNERYDRLALGLKKIPGLFLPDRDPREAYVGSSIQFSLNGKSEAQILEFLSKCKEQGVELKWFGNKEPVGFTSAYESWKYLGQLPDLTNTRRILAVMCDMRIPLTFTLEDCDTILNIIEQTVKTILI; this is translated from the coding sequence ATGAGTTGCACACAGTTTACAAAGGATTTCACCCAGCAGGAATCCATTCCCCAGGCCGGCATTGACAAGGCATTGGAAATCATGGCATCGGGAAAGCTCCACAGGTACAACACTGCACCCGGTGAAAAGGGTGAAGCTGCACTTCTGGAAGAAGAATTTGCCCAATACATGGGTAAAAAGTATTGCCTCAGTTGCGCCTCCTGCGGTTCTTCCATGTATCTTGCACTGAAAAGCAGCGGGGTAAAACCAGGAGACAAGGTTCTCTGCAATGCATTTACACTGGCGCCGGTTCCAGGAGCCATTGAAAACTCAGGGGCCGAAATCGTCCTTGTGGATATCACCGACGACTACACCATTGATCTTGACGATCTTGATAAAAAAGCCAAATCGTCTGACGTGCACTGGTTGCTGCTCTCCCATATGCGGGGCCATATCGCCAACATGGACCGCATCATGGAGATCTGCAACACCCGGGGGCTCACCCTCATCGAAGACTGCGCCCATACCATGGGGGCTTACTGGGACCAGAAGAAATCGGGCAGTTTTGGCAAGGTCGGCTGTTTCTCTACCCAGACCTACAAGCACATGAATTCAGGTGAAGGGGGCCTTCTGGTCACGGACGACCCTGAAGTCATTGCCAGGGCCATTATCCTTTCAGGCTCATACATGCTCTATGAGCGGCACACGTCCAGGCCGGATATGTCTGTGTTTGAATCTTTAAAGACCATGGTTCCCAACTATTCGTGCCGCATGGACAACCTGAGGGCTGCACTTTTACGTCCCCAGTTAGCAGATCTGGATACCCAGTGCCGACGCTGGAACGAGCGGTATGACCGCCTGGCCCTGGGTCTAAAAAAAATTCCAGGGCTTTTTCTGCCCGACCGTGACCCAAGGGAGGCCTATGTAGGGTCATCCATACAGTTTTCCCTGAACGGTAAATCCGAAGCACAGATTCTTGAATTTCTAAGCAAATGCAAAGAACAGGGCGTTGAACTCAAATGGTTCGGAAATAAAGAACCCGTGGGCTTCACCTCTGCCTATGAATCGTGGAAATACCTGGGCCAGCTTCCGGATCTGACCAATACCAGACGGATTCTAGCGGTAATGTGTGATATGAGAATTCCTTTGACCTTTACCCTTGAAGATTGCGATACGATCCTTAACATTATCGAACAAACAGTAAAAACGATATTAATCTGA